The following proteins are encoded in a genomic region of Xanthomonas cassavae CFBP 4642:
- a CDS encoding alpha-L-fucosidase — translation MTTDSRPAAPSRRHAGAAPRTRMLALGLLLALPAATLSAQSPTAPTATTLSPEQIDQQWLSATAKYAPERERLVREAEAGARKGPFRPDWAALKAYQSPAWYDNAKFGIFIHWGVFSVPAFGSEWYSRNMYLEGSKEFAHHVATYGPQARSGYKDLIPKFTAPKFDPNGWAKLFRQSGARYVVPVAEHHDGFALYDSRLSDWTAVKMGPKRDLLGELSKSIRAQGLHFGLSSHRAEHNWFFDGGRTFDSDVNDPRYAALYGPAQVRLPGKDDADVANDWTPVSQAWLDDWLARTTELIDTYQPDLIYFDWWIAHPTFRRSLPTMLAYYYNQGAARTEADRGVVVNYKLGAFPEGAGTLDIERGQLTGIHPTHWQTDTSVSNASWGYIENDTYKSPTFIIHMLADVVAKNGNLMLNIGPRADGSIPETERGILLAIGRWLKTNGSAIYDSTPWRVYGEGPTEVVGGTFQDVKTKPYTAEDFRFTTRDGALYAIALGWPSDGEAVIRSLNAADGVRGVTLLANGKKIPFEQRADGLHLRLPVKPVGESAYVFRIDLSSPTP, via the coding sequence ATGACGACCGATAGCCGCCCCGCGGCTCCATCCCGCCGCCACGCCGGAGCTGCACCCAGAACGCGAATGCTCGCGCTCGGTCTGCTGCTCGCGTTGCCTGCTGCCACGCTCAGCGCGCAGTCGCCCACCGCGCCTACCGCCACCACACTCAGCCCGGAACAGATCGACCAGCAGTGGCTCAGCGCCACCGCCAAGTACGCACCCGAACGCGAGCGCCTGGTGCGCGAAGCCGAAGCCGGCGCACGCAAGGGTCCGTTCCGCCCCGACTGGGCTGCACTCAAGGCCTATCAATCGCCGGCGTGGTACGACAATGCCAAGTTCGGCATCTTCATCCATTGGGGCGTGTTCTCGGTGCCGGCGTTCGGCAGCGAGTGGTATTCGCGCAACATGTACCTGGAGGGCTCCAAGGAATTCGCCCATCACGTGGCGACCTATGGCCCGCAGGCGCGCTCCGGCTACAAGGATCTGATTCCCAAGTTCACCGCGCCCAAGTTCGATCCGAATGGCTGGGCCAAGCTGTTCCGGCAATCCGGCGCGCGCTATGTGGTGCCGGTGGCCGAGCACCATGACGGCTTTGCGCTGTACGACTCCCGGTTGTCGGACTGGACTGCGGTCAAGATGGGCCCCAAACGCGATCTGCTGGGCGAGTTGTCCAAGTCGATCCGCGCGCAGGGGTTGCACTTCGGCCTGTCCTCGCACCGCGCCGAGCACAATTGGTTCTTCGATGGTGGGCGCACCTTCGACTCCGACGTCAACGACCCGCGCTATGCGGCGCTGTACGGCCCGGCGCAGGTGCGCCTGCCGGGCAAGGACGACGCCGACGTGGCCAACGACTGGACGCCGGTGTCGCAGGCCTGGCTGGACGATTGGCTGGCGCGCACTACCGAGTTGATCGACACCTATCAACCGGACCTGATCTATTTCGATTGGTGGATTGCCCACCCCACCTTCCGCCGCAGCCTGCCGACGATGCTGGCGTATTACTACAACCAGGGCGCGGCGCGTACCGAAGCCGACCGCGGCGTGGTGGTGAACTACAAACTCGGCGCGTTTCCGGAAGGCGCCGGCACGCTGGATATCGAGCGCGGCCAGCTCACCGGCATCCACCCCACCCACTGGCAGACCGATACCTCGGTGAGCAATGCCTCATGGGGTTACATCGAGAACGACACCTACAAGTCCCCTACCTTCATCATCCATATGCTGGCCGACGTGGTGGCCAAGAACGGCAACCTGATGCTCAACATCGGCCCGCGCGCCGATGGCTCGATCCCGGAGACCGAGCGCGGCATCCTGCTGGCGATCGGACGTTGGCTCAAGACCAATGGCAGCGCGATCTACGACAGCACGCCGTGGCGCGTATATGGCGAAGGCCCCACCGAGGTGGTGGGCGGCACCTTCCAGGACGTCAAGACCAAACCGTACACGGCAGAAGATTTCCGCTTTACCACCCGCGACGGCGCGCTGTATGCGATCGCGCTCGGCTGGCCGAGCGATGGCGAAGCGGTGATCCGATCGCTCAACGCCGCCGATGGCGTGCGCGGCGTGACCTTGCTGGCCAACGGCAAGAAGATCCCCTTCGAACAACGCGCCGATGGCCTGCATCTGCGCCTTCCCGTAAAGCCGGTCGGCGAGAGCGCGTATGTGTTCCGCATCGACCTTTCTTCCCCCACTCCCTGA
- a CDS encoding glucokinase family protein, producing MEAVTFPRPDTFVAADVGGTHVRLALVCPGNDARTPVTVLDYRKYRCADYPGLAEIMSAFFSELGCAPVRRGVIASAGYALEDGSVITANLPWVLAPEQIRRQLGMQALHLVNDFEAVAYAANYMAGNQVMQLSGPAQGAPGPALVLGPGTGLGAAVWIPNGAQPVVLPTEAGHAALAAASDLEVALLRELRRTRMHVGTETLLSGPGLLNLYTALATLRGKPAVHAGPADVTAAALAGHDVLARDALQAFCGFMGSVVGDMMLLYGIRSGVYLAGGFLPQIADFIAASDFVARLLDKGTLRPALEQVPVRIVEHGQLGVIGAASWFLQHGR from the coding sequence ATGGAAGCGGTGACTTTTCCGCGCCCCGACACCTTCGTTGCCGCCGACGTGGGAGGGACGCATGTGCGCCTGGCGTTGGTGTGCCCAGGCAACGATGCGCGTACGCCGGTCACGGTGCTCGACTATCGCAAGTACCGCTGCGCCGATTATCCGGGCCTGGCCGAGATCATGTCCGCCTTCTTTTCCGAGTTGGGATGTGCGCCGGTGCGCCGCGGCGTGATTGCCAGCGCCGGGTATGCGCTGGAGGACGGCAGTGTGATCACCGCGAACCTTCCGTGGGTGTTGGCACCGGAGCAGATCCGTCGCCAGCTCGGCATGCAGGCGCTGCATCTGGTCAACGATTTCGAAGCGGTGGCCTATGCGGCCAACTACATGGCCGGCAATCAGGTCATGCAGCTCTCCGGCCCGGCGCAGGGGGCGCCCGGTCCGGCGCTGGTGCTGGGGCCGGGCACGGGGCTGGGCGCGGCGGTTTGGATTCCCAATGGCGCCCAGCCGGTGGTACTGCCGACCGAAGCCGGCCACGCCGCGCTAGCCGCAGCCAGCGACCTGGAGGTGGCATTGCTGCGGGAACTGCGCCGCACGCGCATGCATGTGGGCACCGAGACGCTGTTGTCCGGACCGGGCCTGTTGAACCTCTACACGGCACTGGCCACGCTGCGCGGCAAGCCGGCCGTGCATGCCGGCCCGGCCGATGTCACGGCCGCCGCACTGGCGGGCCACGACGTGCTCGCACGCGACGCGCTACAGGCGTTCTGCGGCTTCATGGGCAGTGTGGTCGGCGACATGATGCTGCTGTACGGTATCCGCAGCGGCGTGTATCTGGCCGGCGGGTTCCTGCCGCAGATCGCCGACTTCATTGCCGCCAGTGATTTCGTCGCCCGCCTGCTCGACAAGGGCACGCTGCGCCCCGCACTGGAGCAGGTGCCGGTGCGTATCGTCGAGCACGGCCAGCTCGGCGTGATCGGCGCCGCCAGTTGGTTTCTGCAGCACGGGCGCTGA
- a CDS encoding 16S rRNA (uracil(1498)-N(3))-methyltransferase has translation MRLTRSHVALPLQCDQDVALPEESANHLLRVLRLREGDACILFNGDGSDYHARISMAGKREARARVERVEPLHNESPLRITLLQGIARGEKMDLILQKATELGVATIVPVNAERTEVKLDAARMEKRVAHWRSVVVSACEQSGRARVPTVAAPLGLQEAAQACDTQALRLTLDPQGEHRLSTLSADVEQGLIVAIGPEGGWSPRDRATLADAGFTGLQLGPRILRTETAGLAAIAALQARFGDL, from the coding sequence ATGCGCCTGACCCGCTCGCATGTGGCACTGCCGCTGCAGTGCGACCAAGACGTCGCCCTGCCCGAAGAGTCCGCCAATCACCTGTTACGTGTGCTGCGGCTGCGCGAGGGCGATGCCTGCATTCTATTCAATGGCGACGGCAGCGATTACCACGCCCGCATCAGCATGGCCGGCAAGCGCGAGGCGCGTGCGCGGGTCGAGCGTGTCGAGCCACTGCACAATGAATCGCCGTTGCGGATCACCCTGCTGCAGGGTATCGCACGCGGCGAGAAGATGGACCTGATCCTGCAGAAGGCGACCGAGCTGGGCGTTGCGACCATCGTGCCGGTCAACGCCGAGCGCACCGAGGTCAAGCTGGATGCCGCACGCATGGAAAAACGCGTGGCGCACTGGCGCAGCGTAGTGGTGTCCGCGTGCGAGCAATCCGGCCGCGCGCGCGTACCGACCGTCGCTGCGCCGCTTGGCTTGCAAGAGGCAGCGCAGGCCTGCGATACGCAGGCGCTGCGGCTGACCCTGGACCCGCAGGGCGAGCATCGCCTGTCCACGCTGAGTGCGGATGTAGAACAGGGGCTGATCGTGGCGATCGGGCCTGAAGGCGGCTGGTCGCCACGCGACCGCGCCACGCTGGCCGATGCCGGTTTCACCGGCCTGCAGCTGGGTCCACGCATCCTGCGCACCGAGACCGCCGGCCTGGCCGCCATCGCCGCGTTGCAGGCGCGGTTCGGCGACCTGTAG
- the bioA gene encoding adenosylmethionine--8-amino-7-oxononanoate transaminase, with protein MHRHVHEPEILADPAASEAADHWRQRDLAVLWHPCTQMREHPHTLPLVPIARGEGAWLIGHDGHRYLDAVSSWWTNLFGHAEPRIGAAIAQQAGTLEQVMLAGFTHAPAVQLAERLLAIAPRQPGRAPLSKVFYADNGSAGVEVALKMAFHYFHNRGEHGRTRFIALENGYHGETIGALSVGDIPLYRRVYAPLLLESIFAPSPDAYLAEPGQSAEEYALQAADALQAVFERSPGQICALILEPRVQCAGGMRMYHPAYLRRARELCDAQGAFLIADEIASGFGRTGTLFACEQAGVMPDLLCLSKGLTGGFLPLAAVLATQAVYDAFLDDSRERAFLHSHSYTGNPLACAAALATLQIFADDDVIARNQRTAAHMTTLAAQIGEHPAVADVRQAGMIVAFELTRGGDKRTPFPAAARVGLKAYRAALERGVVLRPLGDVLYWMPPYCVDETQLASLAATTRHAIAEAVACA; from the coding sequence ATGCATCGACATGTTCATGAGCCCGAAATCCTAGCAGACCCGGCGGCCTCCGAAGCCGCCGATCATTGGCGACAACGCGATCTTGCAGTGCTGTGGCACCCATGCACGCAGATGCGCGAGCACCCGCACACGCTTCCGCTGGTGCCGATCGCCCGCGGCGAGGGCGCCTGGCTGATCGGCCACGATGGCCACCGTTATCTGGACGCGGTCAGTAGCTGGTGGACCAACCTGTTCGGCCATGCCGAACCGCGTATCGGCGCAGCCATCGCGCAGCAGGCCGGCACGCTGGAACAGGTGATGCTGGCCGGCTTCACGCATGCGCCGGCAGTGCAGCTGGCCGAGCGCCTGTTGGCGATTGCACCGCGCCAGCCCGGGCGCGCACCGCTATCCAAGGTGTTCTATGCCGACAATGGTTCGGCCGGCGTGGAAGTGGCCTTGAAGATGGCCTTCCATTACTTCCATAACCGCGGCGAGCACGGCCGCACGCGTTTCATCGCGCTGGAGAACGGTTATCACGGCGAGACCATCGGCGCGCTGTCGGTAGGCGACATTCCCTTGTACCGGCGCGTCTACGCACCGCTGCTGCTGGAATCGATCTTTGCGCCCTCGCCCGATGCCTACCTGGCCGAGCCCGGCCAGAGCGCAGAGGAGTACGCGCTGCAGGCCGCCGATGCGTTGCAGGCAGTGTTCGAACGCTCGCCCGGGCAGATCTGCGCGCTGATCCTGGAGCCACGTGTGCAGTGCGCCGGCGGCATGCGCATGTATCACCCGGCCTATCTGCGTCGCGCACGCGAACTGTGCGACGCGCAGGGCGCGTTCCTGATTGCGGACGAGATCGCCTCCGGCTTCGGCCGCACCGGCACCTTGTTCGCCTGCGAGCAGGCCGGGGTGATGCCCGATCTGTTGTGCCTGTCCAAGGGCCTGACCGGCGGCTTCCTGCCGTTGGCGGCGGTGCTGGCCACGCAGGCGGTGTACGACGCATTCCTGGACGATTCGCGCGAGCGCGCATTCCTGCATTCGCACAGCTATACCGGTAATCCACTTGCTTGCGCGGCTGCATTGGCGACCCTGCAGATCTTCGCAGACGACGACGTGATTGCGCGTAATCAACGCACCGCTGCCCACATGACCACGCTTGCTGCGCAGATTGGCGAACATCCGGCGGTGGCCGACGTGCGCCAGGCCGGCATGATCGTGGCGTTCGAGCTGACCCGGGGCGGCGACAAGCGCACGCCCTTCCCTGCGGCAGCGCGGGTCGGGCTGAAGGCGTATCGCGCAGCGCTGGAACGCGGCGTGGTGCTGCGCCCATTGGGCGATGTGCTGTACTGGATGCCGCCGTATTGTGTGGATGAGACGCAACTCGCGTCGCTGGCGGCCACCACCCGCCACGCCATCGCGGAGGCCGTTGCATGCGCCTGA
- the nudE gene encoding ADP compounds hydrolase NudE, translating to MSPRLPIIHKTTDLGDGPFRRQQLDLEFSNGQRRIYERQLSQGHGAVVVVPMLDEHTVLLVREYAAGVHRYELGLVKGRIDAGETPEQAADRELKEEAGYGARQVQVLRAMTLAPTYMSHQSWLVLARDLYPERLPGDEPEEMDVIPWPLARLDELMLRDDFSEGRSLAALFIAREWLERTP from the coding sequence ATGAGCCCGCGCCTGCCGATCATCCACAAGACCACCGATCTGGGCGACGGGCCGTTCCGGCGCCAGCAGCTGGATCTGGAATTTTCCAACGGCCAGCGCCGCATCTACGAACGCCAGCTCAGCCAGGGCCATGGCGCGGTGGTGGTGGTGCCGATGCTGGACGAGCACACCGTGCTGCTGGTGCGCGAGTACGCCGCCGGCGTGCACCGCTACGAGCTGGGCCTGGTCAAGGGCCGCATCGATGCCGGCGAGACACCCGAGCAGGCCGCCGACCGCGAGTTGAAGGAAGAAGCCGGGTACGGCGCGCGCCAGGTGCAGGTGCTGCGTGCGATGACGCTCGCTCCTACTTATATGAGTCACCAATCGTGGCTGGTGCTGGCGCGCGACCTCTACCCCGAACGCCTGCCCGGCGACGAGCCGGAAGAGATGGACGTGATCCCCTGGCCGCTGGCACGCCTGGACGAATTGATGCTGCGCGACGATTTTTCCGAAGGCCGCTCGCTGGCGGCACTGTTCATTGCGCGCGAGTGGCTGGAGCGCACCCCATGA
- the cysQ gene encoding 3'(2'),5'-bisphosphate nucleotidase CysQ, producing MIRIPMELRETVIAIAREAGDAIMQVYAQDFAVQIKDDASPLTQADLAANRVIVEGLRRITPDVPVLSEESAHVAWAERQYWTSYWLVDPLDGTREFVKRNGEFSVNIALIHMGAPVLGVVQAPVDGRVWYAARGENAYRRDGDRDEMLHTRTPAASPLRVAASRSHRDARTAAALERMGEIDVVAQGSSLKFCRIAEGDLDVYPRFGPTSEWDTAAGQCVLHAAGGVLLAGASGKPFRYNRRDTLLNGDFIALGDPNLPWRDWLA from the coding sequence ATGATCCGCATCCCGATGGAGTTGCGCGAAACCGTGATCGCCATCGCTCGCGAGGCCGGCGATGCCATCATGCAGGTGTACGCACAGGACTTTGCGGTCCAGATCAAGGACGATGCCAGCCCGCTGACCCAGGCCGATCTGGCCGCCAACCGCGTCATCGTCGAAGGGCTGCGCCGGATCACCCCGGACGTGCCGGTGCTGTCGGAAGAATCCGCGCACGTGGCCTGGGCGGAGCGCCAGTACTGGACCAGTTACTGGCTGGTCGATCCGCTCGATGGCACTCGCGAATTCGTCAAGCGCAATGGCGAGTTCAGCGTCAACATCGCGCTCATCCATATGGGCGCGCCGGTGCTGGGCGTGGTACAGGCGCCGGTGGATGGCCGGGTCTGGTACGCCGCGCGCGGCGAGAACGCCTACCGCCGCGATGGCGATCGCGACGAGATGCTGCATACGCGCACGCCGGCTGCGTCACCGCTACGGGTGGCGGCGAGCCGTTCGCACCGCGATGCGCGCACCGCCGCCGCGCTGGAGCGCATGGGCGAGATCGACGTGGTGGCGCAAGGCTCGTCCTTGAAGTTCTGCCGCATCGCCGAAGGCGATCTGGATGTCTACCCACGCTTCGGCCCAACCTCCGAATGGGACACCGCCGCGGGCCAGTGCGTGCTGCACGCCGCCGGTGGCGTCCTGCTGGCCGGCGCCAGCGGCAAACCGTTCCGCTACAACCGTCGCGATACCTTGCTCAATGGCGATTTCATCGCGCTGGGCGACCCCAACCTGCCGTGGCGCGATTGGCTGGCATGA
- a CDS encoding YnfA family protein — protein MNSVLGTALLFVATAVAELVGCYLPYLWLRKGSSAWLLLPTALSLALFVWLLSLHPTASGRTYAAYGGVYIASALLWLWWVDRITPTRWDLFGAGCCLLGMAVIMFAPRNA, from the coding sequence ATGAACTCCGTGCTGGGCACGGCGCTGCTGTTCGTCGCCACCGCCGTGGCCGAGCTGGTGGGTTGCTACCTACCTTATCTATGGCTGCGCAAGGGTAGCAGTGCGTGGTTGCTGCTGCCCACCGCACTGAGCCTTGCGCTGTTCGTGTGGCTGTTGAGCCTGCATCCCACCGCCAGCGGACGCACCTACGCGGCCTACGGCGGGGTCTACATCGCCAGTGCGCTGCTGTGGTTGTGGTGGGTGGACCGCATCACGCCCACACGCTGGGATCTGTTCGGTGCCGGCTGCTGCCTGTTGGGCATGGCGGTCATCATGTTCGCGCCACGCAACGCCTGA
- a CDS encoding SPFH domain-containing protein, translating into MFPTSFLAIAVLVAGVIVLFKTVRMVPQGFQWTVERFGRYTHTMSPGLHFLVPVVYGVGRKINMMEQVLDVPSQDVITKDNAVVRVDGVVFFQVLDAAKAAYEVSNLEIASIALVQTNIRTVIGSMDLDESLSQRETINAQLLSVVDQATNPWGIKVTRIEIRDIQRPRDLIDSMARQMKAEREKRAQILEAEGSRQSEILRADGEKQAAVLEAEGRKEAAFRDAEARERLAEAEARATQVVSDAIANGSVQAINYFVAQKYVEAFKALATAPNQKFVLMPMESSGVIGSIAGIADLAKEALAKPDAAGVRVPPMPPRAGV; encoded by the coding sequence ATGTTTCCAACTTCGTTTCTGGCCATCGCCGTGCTGGTCGCCGGCGTCATCGTGTTGTTCAAGACCGTGCGCATGGTGCCGCAGGGATTCCAATGGACGGTGGAGCGCTTCGGCCGCTACACCCATACCATGAGTCCCGGGCTGCACTTCCTGGTGCCGGTGGTCTACGGCGTAGGCCGCAAGATCAACATGATGGAACAAGTGCTGGACGTGCCCAGCCAGGACGTCATCACCAAGGACAATGCGGTGGTACGCGTGGACGGGGTGGTGTTCTTCCAGGTGCTGGACGCCGCCAAGGCCGCCTATGAAGTCTCCAACCTGGAGATCGCCAGCATCGCCTTGGTGCAGACCAATATCCGTACCGTGATCGGCTCGATGGACCTGGATGAATCGCTGAGCCAGCGCGAGACCATCAATGCGCAGTTGCTGAGCGTGGTCGACCAGGCCACCAATCCGTGGGGCATCAAGGTCACCCGCATCGAGATCCGCGACATCCAGCGGCCGCGCGACCTGATCGATTCGATGGCGCGGCAGATGAAGGCCGAGCGCGAAAAGCGTGCGCAGATCCTGGAGGCCGAAGGGTCCCGGCAATCGGAGATCCTGCGCGCCGACGGCGAGAAGCAGGCCGCCGTGCTCGAAGCCGAGGGTCGCAAGGAAGCCGCGTTCCGCGATGCCGAAGCGCGCGAACGACTGGCCGAGGCCGAGGCGCGCGCTACCCAGGTGGTGTCGGATGCGATCGCCAACGGCAGCGTGCAGGCGATCAATTACTTCGTCGCACAGAAATATGTGGAGGCGTTCAAGGCCCTGGCCACCGCACCCAACCAGAAGTTCGTGCTGATGCCGATGGAATCCAGCGGCGTCATCGGCTCGATCGCCGGCATCGCCGACCTGGCGAAGGAGGCGCTGGCCAAGCCCGATGCCGCCGGCGTACGCGTGCCGCCGATGCCGCCGCGCGCGGGAGTCTGA
- a CDS encoding NfeD family protein, protein MRWDVVIWAVLALLLIAAETLVPGAFLLWMGIAAAAVCVLVLAVPGMSLLVQIVAFVLLSFVSVQVYRSWIRGKGRQSDRPLLNRRAEQLIGRRVLLDQPIHAGRGRAKVDDAFWVVSGPELPAGAPVRIVGVDGMTLLVEAAG, encoded by the coding sequence ATGCGCTGGGATGTGGTGATATGGGCGGTGCTGGCGCTGCTGTTGATCGCCGCCGAGACCTTGGTGCCGGGTGCATTCCTGTTGTGGATGGGGATTGCCGCGGCGGCGGTATGCGTGCTGGTGCTCGCAGTGCCGGGCATGTCGCTGCTGGTGCAGATCGTGGCGTTCGTGCTGCTCAGCTTCGTGTCGGTGCAGGTCTATCGCAGCTGGATCCGCGGCAAGGGGCGGCAGAGCGACCGTCCGCTGCTCAACCGGCGCGCCGAGCAATTGATCGGCCGCCGCGTGCTGCTCGATCAGCCCATCCACGCTGGCCGCGGGCGTGCCAAGGTCGACGATGCGTTCTGGGTGGTCAGCGGTCCGGAGCTGCCGGCCGGGGCACCGGTACGTATCGTCGGTGTGGATGGCATGACTTTGCTGGTGGAAGCGGCCGGCTGA
- the gcvT gene encoding glycine cleavage system aminomethyltransferase GcvT, which produces MTQKTILNDTHRALGAKMVDFGGWDMPIHYGSQIDEHHQVRRDAGVFDVSHMTVVDLHGARVREFLRYLLANSVDKLKVAGKALYTCMLNPQGGVIDDLIVYFMTEDFFRLVVNAATREKDLQWIGAQAARFDVRVEERGDFAMVAVQGPNARAKVIALLDPADTAAASKLGRFAALQTRSRDGIDLFLARTGYTGEDGFEIVLPQDAAVAFWNALLAQGVKPAGLGARDTLRLEAGMNLYGQDMDDAVSPFEAALAWTIALDEGRDFIGRDVLESQKAQGAPRLMIGVVMDEKGVLRHGQTVITAAGQGEILSGTFSPTLGKAIAFARVPAGSIDDLRVDIRGRQVPLRAVKFPFVREGQAQPGVLGE; this is translated from the coding sequence ATGACCCAGAAGACCATCCTCAACGACACCCATCGTGCGCTTGGCGCCAAGATGGTCGACTTCGGCGGCTGGGACATGCCGATCCACTACGGCTCACAGATCGACGAACACCACCAGGTGCGTCGCGACGCCGGCGTGTTCGACGTCAGCCACATGACCGTGGTCGACCTGCACGGGGCGCGCGTGCGCGAGTTCCTGCGTTACCTGCTGGCCAACTCGGTGGACAAGCTCAAGGTCGCCGGCAAGGCGCTGTACACCTGCATGCTCAACCCGCAGGGCGGGGTGATCGACGACCTCATCGTCTATTTCATGACCGAAGACTTCTTCCGTCTGGTGGTCAATGCCGCCACCCGCGAAAAGGACCTGCAGTGGATCGGCGCGCAGGCCGCACGCTTCGACGTCCGCGTGGAAGAGCGCGGCGACTTCGCCATGGTGGCGGTACAGGGCCCCAACGCGCGTGCCAAGGTCATCGCGTTGCTGGACCCGGCCGACACCGCGGCTGCCAGCAAGCTCGGCCGTTTCGCCGCGCTGCAGACGCGCTCGCGCGATGGTATCGACCTGTTTCTTGCGCGCACCGGCTATACCGGCGAAGACGGTTTCGAAATCGTGCTCCCGCAGGACGCAGCGGTTGCATTCTGGAATGCGCTGCTCGCGCAGGGCGTCAAGCCGGCCGGCCTGGGCGCGCGCGACACGCTGCGATTGGAAGCAGGCATGAATCTTTACGGCCAGGACATGGACGATGCGGTCAGTCCGTTTGAGGCTGCCCTGGCCTGGACGATCGCACTGGATGAAGGCCGTGACTTCATCGGCCGCGACGTGCTCGAATCGCAAAAGGCGCAGGGCGCCCCACGCCTGATGATCGGCGTGGTGATGGACGAGAAAGGCGTGCTGCGGCACGGCCAGACCGTTATCACCGCAGCCGGCCAGGGCGAGATCCTGTCAGGGACCTTCTCGCCCACGCTGGGCAAGGCGATCGCTTTCGCACGCGTGCCGGCTGGCAGCATCGACGACCTGCGTGTGGACATTCGCGGCCGCCAGGTGCCCCTGCGCGCGGTGAAGTTTCCGTTCGTGCGCGAAGGCCAGGCACAGCCCGGCGTGCTCGGCGAATGA
- the gcvH gene encoding glycine cleavage system protein GcvH: MSEIPGDLKFLKSHEWARVESNGRVTVGISDHAQGLLGDLVYVELPGVGDTVQVGNGAAVVESVKAASDVYSPVSGTVVEVNSALSDKPETINEDAYGEGWIFVVEIDDKDQLNDLLSPDDYAELLEDDDH; this comes from the coding sequence ATGAGCGAGATTCCTGGCGACCTCAAGTTCCTCAAATCCCACGAGTGGGCCCGCGTCGAAAGCAACGGCCGCGTGACCGTCGGGATCTCCGACCATGCACAGGGCTTGCTGGGCGACCTGGTCTACGTCGAGCTGCCGGGCGTCGGCGACACCGTGCAGGTCGGCAACGGCGCGGCGGTGGTCGAGTCGGTCAAGGCCGCCTCCGACGTGTATAGCCCGGTCAGCGGCACCGTGGTCGAGGTCAACAGCGCGCTGAGCGACAAGCCGGAAACCATCAACGAAGACGCCTACGGCGAGGGCTGGATCTTCGTCGTCGAGATCGACGACAAGGACCAGCTCAACGACCTGCTGTCGCCGGACGACTACGCCGAGCTGCTCGAAGACGACGACCACTGA